The following are encoded in a window of Rubritalea squalenifaciens DSM 18772 genomic DNA:
- a CDS encoding 3-deoxy-7-phosphoheptulonate synthase — MAQVTDLHVTQNIPLPAPALLLNEIARSPEQAEFMAQSREIIRNILNGTDPRFLLIVGPCSIHDTKAGIEYAQKLAKLAEEVKDKVYIVMRVYFEKPRTTVGWKGLIMDPKLDGSDNIPEGLRQARTFLRQVIDCGLPTATELLDPITPQYIADLISWSAIGARTTESQTHRQMASGLSMPLGFKNTTTGDLIAAVNAIKAAGKPQTFLGVSEQGVASAVTTSGNPDCHIILRGGDKGPNYGADDVATAIEYLTGNGASDAIMIDASHANCSKDDKKMPAVYQEIVRQRAAGNTKIIGAMLESHLVAGNQSFPQPLEDLTYGQSITDKCIDWATTETLVRETADKL, encoded by the coding sequence ATGGCCCAAGTCACCGACCTCCACGTAACCCAGAACATCCCGCTTCCGGCCCCGGCGCTACTCCTCAATGAGATAGCCCGCAGCCCTGAGCAGGCTGAGTTCATGGCACAGTCCCGCGAAATCATCCGTAACATCCTCAACGGCACCGACCCACGCTTCCTTCTCATCGTCGGCCCTTGCTCCATCCACGATACCAAGGCTGGAATCGAATACGCCCAGAAGCTCGCGAAGCTCGCCGAGGAGGTGAAGGACAAAGTCTACATCGTCATGCGCGTGTACTTCGAGAAGCCGCGTACCACCGTTGGCTGGAAAGGTCTCATCATGGATCCTAAGCTCGACGGCTCAGATAACATCCCGGAAGGTCTTCGCCAGGCGCGCACCTTCCTGCGCCAAGTCATCGACTGCGGCCTGCCGACAGCCACCGAGCTGCTCGACCCGATCACCCCGCAGTACATCGCGGACCTCATTTCCTGGTCAGCCATCGGCGCCCGCACCACCGAGTCCCAGACCCACCGCCAGATGGCATCCGGTCTCTCCATGCCACTCGGCTTCAAGAACACCACTACCGGTGACCTCATCGCCGCCGTCAATGCCATCAAGGCAGCTGGCAAGCCACAGACTTTCCTCGGCGTCTCCGAGCAAGGTGTCGCCTCCGCCGTCACCACCTCCGGCAACCCGGATTGCCACATCATTCTCCGCGGTGGAGACAAGGGGCCGAACTACGGTGCTGATGACGTAGCCACAGCCATCGAATACCTCACTGGCAATGGCGCTTCCGATGCGATCATGATTGACGCTTCCCACGCCAACTGCAGCAAGGACGACAAGAAGATGCCTGCCGTCTATCAGGAAATCGTCCGCCAGCGTGCCGCCGGCAACACCAAGATCATCGGCGCCATGCTCGAGTCCCACCTCGTCGCCGGCAACCAGTCATTCCCGCAACCACTCGAGGATCTCACCTACGGCCAGTCCATCACCGACAAGTGCATCGACTGGGCCACCACCGAGACCCTCGTCCGCGAAACCGCCGACAAGCTCTAG
- the tnpA gene encoding IS200/IS605 family transposase yields the protein MSSTHSSLHVHLVFGTKERVPWITQDLIVDFHAYIGGCAKGGGSLPLAVGGVADHVHILLGMGTSQSVANIVRDLKRESSKWMKSRRSMEPFAWQEGYGAFSVGPIALEEVKQYICRQEEHHRERSFMEEYRMMLEKAGVKYDPKYLE from the coding sequence ATGTCCTCTACTCATTCGTCTCTGCATGTTCACCTGGTTTTTGGGACAAAAGAGAGGGTGCCGTGGATCACGCAAGATTTGATTGTAGACTTCCATGCCTACATTGGTGGTTGTGCCAAGGGGGGCGGATCGCTTCCTCTTGCTGTGGGAGGGGTGGCGGATCACGTACATATTTTGCTGGGGATGGGTACGAGCCAGAGTGTGGCTAATATCGTAAGAGATCTGAAGAGGGAGAGTTCAAAGTGGATGAAATCACGGCGATCTATGGAGCCCTTTGCCTGGCAGGAAGGTTATGGAGCATTTTCGGTGGGTCCGATAGCTTTGGAGGAGGTAAAGCAGTATATTTGTCGGCAGGAGGAGCATCACCGGGAGCGGAGTTTTATGGAGGAGTATCGGATGATGTTGGAGAAAGCGGGAGTGAAGTATGATCCGAAGTATTTGGAGTAA
- a CDS encoding M42 family metallopeptidase — protein MKDKAVSLLKDLTEAHSVPGYEDEVRAIFVNELEDVRGELSTDKMGGVYFESGSGPRVLLAGHMDEIGFRVQNITPDGFIKFVPVGGWWSHTLLSQRVEVLNRDGEKILGVISSKPPHFLPESERTKVLDVSALFIDIGAESRAEVEDEFKIKLGDPIAPVSEFTEMKKHGHYLAKAFDNRVGMACAIQAAQEIVAEGHPNTLIAAGTVQEEVGLRGAKAAAHKVKPDVAIVLEGPPADDTPGFPKSECQGALGGGVQIRLQDPSAIMNPRLVDFVCKVAEENGIQYQVTVRSSGGTDAGSFNIANEGIPSIVLGTPARYIHSHNAMINLHDYLEMVKLSKAVVKALDEKAVSALTEYL, from the coding sequence GTGAAAGATAAGGCAGTATCACTTTTGAAGGACCTGACTGAAGCCCACAGTGTACCGGGCTATGAGGATGAAGTCAGGGCGATTTTCGTCAATGAACTCGAGGATGTGCGCGGGGAACTGAGTACGGATAAAATGGGCGGAGTGTATTTCGAGAGCGGTAGCGGCCCGCGCGTATTGCTGGCGGGTCACATGGATGAGATTGGCTTCCGCGTGCAGAATATTACTCCGGATGGCTTTATTAAATTTGTTCCCGTCGGTGGCTGGTGGTCCCACACCCTGCTGAGCCAGCGTGTGGAGGTACTGAATCGCGACGGGGAGAAGATCCTCGGGGTGATCTCCAGCAAGCCACCGCATTTCCTGCCAGAGTCCGAGCGCACCAAGGTGCTGGACGTGAGTGCGTTGTTCATCGATATCGGAGCAGAGAGCCGTGCCGAGGTGGAGGATGAATTCAAGATCAAGCTGGGCGATCCGATCGCTCCCGTGAGCGAGTTTACCGAGATGAAGAAGCATGGCCACTACCTGGCCAAGGCCTTTGACAACCGCGTGGGCATGGCCTGTGCGATCCAGGCGGCGCAGGAAATCGTGGCGGAGGGTCACCCGAATACGCTCATCGCTGCCGGTACGGTACAGGAGGAAGTAGGTCTGCGTGGAGCCAAAGCCGCTGCTCATAAAGTGAAGCCGGATGTGGCCATCGTGCTGGAAGGCCCGCCTGCGGATGATACGCCGGGCTTCCCGAAGAGTGAGTGCCAGGGGGCGCTTGGTGGTGGGGTGCAGATCCGTCTGCAAGACCCGAGTGCGATCATGAATCCACGTCTGGTGGACTTCGTCTGTAAAGTGGCAGAGGAAAACGGCATCCAGTATCAGGTCACGGTCAGAAGCAGCGGTGGAACCGATGCGGGATCCTTCAATATCGCCAACGAAGGGATTCCGAGCATCGTTTTAGGAACCCCGGCCCGCTACATCCATTCCCATAATGCGATGATCAATTTGCACGATTACCTGGAGATGGTGAAGCTTTCCAAGGCTGTGGTGAAAGCGCTTGATGAGAAGGCAGTGAGTGCTCTCACGGAATATTTGTAG
- the thiC gene encoding phosphomethylpyrimidine synthase ThiC produces MSHHNDNEITPDNAHQRSDYTGNFIENIDNSDEIAAIENDPTIFPNSTRIYVEGQIHKDVRVPMREIRLSDTEHPNGRVEPNAPIRVYDCSGPWGDPSFEGDVTQGLPALRRDWILGREDVEEYEGREVKPVDNGYLSEKHAEKYNEGKAAKNKLKEYPGLKRKPLRASAGHPVTQKWYADQGIITPEMEYIAIRENMGRVEEFKTIHDRYPTLDELPEDASDTIKAFVASKNSTPEGYEMPRPSEIDPFKQVSRNVMNHQHPGQTYGAEIPKLITAEFVRSEVARGRAIIPANINHPENEPMIIGRNFLVKINANIGNSAVASTIDEEVEKMRWATKWGADTVMDLSTGKNIHATREWILRNSPVPIGTVPIYQALEKVNGRIEDLTWELYRDTLIEQAEQGVDYFTIHAAVLKRFVPHTARRMTGIVSRGGSIMAKWALHHNAENFLYTHWDEICDICAAYDVSFSIGDGLRPGSIADANDYAQLAELEVQGELTLRAWAKGCQVMNEGPGHVPMQLIQENMEKQIEWCHEAPFYTLGPLTTDIAPGYDHITSGIGAANIGWYGCAMLCYVTPKEHLGLPNRDDVREGVITYKIAAHAADLAKGHPAAQERDNAISKARFEFRWRDQFALGLDPARAIAFHDETLPAEGAKTAHFCSMCGPTFCSMKITADVRKYAEENGFTEQALAEQAGV; encoded by the coding sequence ATGTCCCACCACAACGACAACGAAATCACCCCGGACAACGCGCACCAGCGCTCCGACTACACCGGCAACTTCATCGAGAACATCGACAACTCTGACGAGATCGCTGCCATTGAGAACGACCCGACTATCTTCCCGAACTCCACCCGTATCTATGTGGAGGGACAGATCCACAAGGACGTGCGCGTGCCAATGCGTGAGATCCGCCTTTCCGATACCGAGCACCCGAACGGCCGCGTCGAGCCGAACGCCCCGATCCGCGTATACGATTGCTCCGGCCCATGGGGCGACCCGTCCTTCGAGGGCGATGTCACCCAGGGTCTCCCGGCGCTACGCCGCGACTGGATCCTCGGCCGCGAAGACGTGGAGGAATACGAAGGCCGCGAGGTCAAGCCAGTGGACAACGGCTACCTTTCCGAAAAGCACGCCGAGAAGTACAACGAAGGCAAGGCAGCCAAGAACAAGCTCAAGGAATACCCGGGCCTCAAGCGCAAGCCTCTCCGCGCCTCCGCCGGTCATCCCGTCACCCAGAAGTGGTACGCCGACCAGGGAATCATCACGCCGGAGATGGAATACATCGCCATCCGTGAGAACATGGGCCGCGTCGAGGAATTCAAAACCATCCACGACCGCTACCCGACTCTCGACGAACTCCCGGAAGACGCTTCTGACACCATCAAAGCCTTCGTCGCCAGCAAGAACTCCACCCCGGAAGGCTACGAAATGCCACGCCCGTCCGAGATCGATCCGTTCAAGCAGGTCTCCCGCAATGTGATGAACCACCAGCACCCGGGCCAGACCTACGGCGCTGAGATTCCCAAGCTCATCACCGCAGAGTTCGTCCGCTCCGAGGTCGCCCGTGGCCGCGCCATTATCCCGGCCAACATCAACCACCCGGAAAACGAGCCAATGATCATCGGCCGTAACTTCCTCGTGAAGATCAACGCCAACATCGGCAACTCCGCAGTCGCCTCCACCATCGATGAAGAAGTGGAAAAGATGCGCTGGGCCACCAAATGGGGTGCAGACACCGTGATGGACCTTTCCACCGGCAAGAACATCCACGCCACCCGCGAGTGGATCCTCCGCAACTCCCCGGTCCCGATCGGTACCGTGCCTATCTATCAGGCGCTGGAAAAAGTGAACGGCCGCATCGAAGACCTCACTTGGGAACTCTATCGCGACACCCTCATCGAACAAGCCGAGCAAGGTGTGGACTACTTCACCATCCACGCCGCCGTACTCAAGCGCTTCGTGCCGCACACCGCACGCCGCATGACCGGCATCGTATCTCGCGGTGGATCCATCATGGCCAAGTGGGCACTACACCACAATGCAGAGAACTTCCTCTACACCCACTGGGATGAAATCTGCGACATCTGCGCCGCCTATGACGTTTCCTTCTCCATCGGTGACGGTCTCCGCCCTGGCTCCATCGCGGATGCCAACGACTATGCCCAGCTCGCCGAACTCGAGGTGCAGGGTGAGCTCACCCTCCGCGCCTGGGCAAAAGGTTGCCAGGTCATGAACGAAGGTCCCGGCCACGTGCCGATGCAGCTCATCCAGGAAAACATGGAGAAGCAGATCGAGTGGTGCCACGAAGCTCCTTTCTACACCCTCGGCCCACTCACCACAGACATCGCACCGGGCTACGACCACATCACATCCGGCATCGGTGCCGCAAACATCGGCTGGTACGGCTGCGCGATGCTCTGCTACGTGACTCCTAAGGAGCACCTCGGCCTACCTAACAGGGACGACGTTCGCGAAGGCGTGATCACCTACAAGATCGCCGCCCACGCTGCCGACCTTGCCAAAGGTCACCCGGCTGCCCAGGAGCGCGACAACGCCATCTCCAAGGCCCGCTTCGAGTTCCGCTGGCGCGACCAGTTCGCCCTTGGCCTCGACCCGGCCAGAGCCATCGCCTTCCACGACGAGACACTCCCTGCCGAAGGCGCCAAGACCGCTCACTTCTGCTCCATGTGCGGACCGACCTTCTGCTCCATGAAGATCACCGCAGACGTCCGCAAGTACGCCGAGGAAAACGGTTTCACCGAGCAAGCTCTCGCTGAACAAGCTGGCGTCTAG